One stretch of Armigeres subalbatus isolate Guangzhou_Male chromosome 2, GZ_Asu_2, whole genome shotgun sequence DNA includes these proteins:
- the LOC134216906 gene encoding proteasome maturation protein — protein sequence MRNNKRKTAASLLIREFLVRIIYCFSLKMEASIKVAPQMPNTFNDFAGHVAPLDESCAAQLQTVHPLKQSELNYDQHRQNLNYQMLRNREGLAAPLKLTMELKSVSRVGHMPFLPSTNVARDVLTGRDELIDFTDLFNNDENSEFMRQPHAVMEKTLGIS from the exons ATGCGGAATAATAAACGTAAAACAGCAGCATCATTGCTTATTCGTGAGTTTCTCGTGAGGATAATTTATTGTTTCTCTCTAAAAATG GAAGCTTCAATTAAAGTTGCCCCTCAAATGCCCAATACATTCAACGATTTTGCCGGTCATGTTGCTCCGTTGGACGAAAGTTGTGCGGCTCAACTTCAGACCGTCCATCCACTGAAGCAGTCCGAGTTGAAT TACGACCAACATCGGCAGAATTTGAACTATCAAATGCTCCGCAACCGGGAAGGTCTGGCGGCTCCCTTGAAGCTTACCATGGAGCTGAAATCGGTATCCCGCGTGGGACACATGCCGTTTCTACCGTCCACCAACGTGGCACGGGATGTCCTCACCGGGCGCGACGAGCTGATTGATTTTACTGATCTCTTCAACAACGATGAGAATTCGGAGTTTATGCGTCAGCCACATGCCGTGATGGAGAAGACGCTCGGTATTTCGTAA